A single Carnobacterium inhibens subsp. inhibens DSM 13024 DNA region contains:
- a CDS encoding Mini-ribonuclease 3, giving the protein MTEKNWALLNGLALAYVGDAIYEIYIRDYLVGQGYTKPSQLHKTATHFVSAKAQSFLMHEMLAVEGFLTEEEVTMYKRGRNSKSYTSAKNADITTYRVATGFESLMGYLHLAKQTERMEELIRWCIKKVEDTKDDKR; this is encoded by the coding sequence ATGACGGAAAAAAACTGGGCATTATTAAATGGGCTAGCATTAGCTTATGTAGGAGATGCCATATACGAAATCTATATTCGCGATTATTTAGTAGGACAAGGATACACAAAGCCAAGTCAATTGCATAAAACAGCGACACATTTTGTATCAGCCAAAGCACAAAGTTTCTTGATGCATGAAATGCTAGCAGTAGAAGGCTTTTTAACGGAAGAAGAAGTAACGATGTACAAACGTGGCCGAAACTCTAAAAGTTATACTTCAGCCAAAAATGCAGATATCACGACTTATCGTGTAGCTACTGGATTTGAATCACTGATGGGATACTTACATTTAGCAAAACAAACCGAGCGTATGGAAGAATTGATCCGTTGGTGTATTAAGAAAGTGGAGGATACAAAAGATGACAAGAGATAA
- the cysS gene encoding cysteine--tRNA ligase: protein MLKIYNTLTRKKEEFVPIEEGKVSMYVCGPTVYNYIHIGNARSTVAFDTVRRYLEYRGYDVAYVSNFTDVDDKIIRTAKEMNLTAPEIADKFIAAYHEDTHALGVEEATHYPRVMENMSEIIDFIAVLIKKGYAYEAEGDVYYRTRKFKEYGKLSDISIDDLEVGASNRLNDQENNKKEDPLDFALWKSAKADEISWESPWGAGRPGWHIECSVMATKYLGDTIDIHAGGQDLAFPHHENEIAQSEAKTGHPFAHYWMHNGFVTMDNEKMSKSLGNFVLVHDMIKQIDPQILRFFMATTQYRRPISYNDTTIEEAKANLTKVRMAYDNVNYRLKDAAATSEDDEKMLKQIKSFKADFIKEMDDDFNSANGITVVYEMAKAMNIYSERAFVSKAVLEAMLDQYQELIQVFGITFGETELLDETIEQLIEERNTARAMKNFQRSDEIRDQLKEEGIILDDTPQGTRWRRG from the coding sequence ATGCTAAAAATCTATAATACATTAACGAGAAAAAAAGAAGAGTTTGTTCCAATAGAAGAAGGCAAAGTATCAATGTATGTTTGTGGACCAACAGTTTATAATTATATTCATATTGGTAATGCTCGCAGTACAGTTGCTTTTGATACCGTTAGAAGATATTTGGAGTACCGAGGCTATGATGTAGCATATGTGTCCAATTTTACAGATGTAGACGATAAAATTATTCGTACAGCAAAAGAAATGAATCTAACAGCTCCAGAAATAGCGGATAAGTTTATTGCAGCTTATCATGAAGATACCCATGCATTAGGAGTAGAAGAAGCAACACATTATCCTCGTGTAATGGAAAATATGTCTGAAATCATTGATTTTATAGCAGTATTGATAAAAAAAGGGTATGCTTATGAAGCAGAAGGTGATGTTTACTACCGCACTAGAAAATTTAAAGAGTATGGAAAATTAAGTGATATCTCAATCGATGACCTAGAAGTTGGAGCAAGCAATCGTTTAAATGACCAAGAAAATAATAAAAAAGAAGATCCGCTAGACTTTGCTTTATGGAAATCGGCTAAAGCAGATGAAATTTCTTGGGAATCTCCTTGGGGAGCAGGGCGTCCAGGCTGGCATATTGAATGTTCTGTAATGGCCACAAAATATTTAGGCGATACAATCGATATTCATGCCGGCGGACAAGACTTAGCCTTCCCACATCATGAAAATGAAATTGCCCAAAGCGAAGCTAAAACAGGTCATCCCTTTGCACATTATTGGATGCATAATGGATTTGTAACGATGGATAATGAAAAAATGAGTAAATCACTTGGCAATTTTGTATTGGTTCACGATATGATCAAACAAATAGATCCCCAAATTTTACGTTTCTTTATGGCAACGACTCAATACCGCAGACCCATTAGTTACAATGATACGACCATTGAAGAAGCTAAAGCTAATTTAACGAAAGTAAGAATGGCTTATGACAACGTCAACTACCGTTTAAAAGATGCAGCTGCAACAAGCGAAGATGATGAAAAAATGCTAAAACAGATCAAATCATTTAAAGCAGATTTTATTAAAGAAATGGACGATGATTTTAATTCTGCTAATGGCATTACAGTCGTTTACGAAATGGCAAAAGCTATGAATATTTATAGCGAACGTGCGTTTGTTTCTAAAGCTGTTCTAGAAGCTATGTTGGATCAGTATCAGGAATTAATTCAAGTATTTGGTATCACTTTTGGGGAAACTGAATTGTTAGATGAAACCATTGAACAATTGATTGAAGAAAGAAATACAGCACGTGCGATGAAAAATTTCCAACGTAGTGATGAGATTAGAGATCAGTTGAAAGAAGAAGGCATTATTTTAGACGATACACCGCAAGGAACAAGATGGAGAAGAGGATAA
- the epsC gene encoding serine O-acetyltransferase EpsC, which translates to MRRLREDIQTIKKNDPSVKSTIEILLTYPSFYAILFHRWAHFLYQRNGFLISRVLANFSRFLTGIEIHPGAVLGRRVFIDHGMGVVIGETAEVGDEVVIFHGVTLGGTGKDKGKRHPTIGNNVLLSAHVQVLGPIRIGDNSKIGASAVVLEEIPANSTAVGIPAKVVKLNGEKLSH; encoded by the coding sequence ATGAGGAGATTAAGAGAAGACATTCAAACAATCAAAAAGAATGATCCCTCAGTAAAAAGTACAATTGAAATTCTATTAACGTATCCTAGTTTTTACGCGATTTTATTTCATCGATGGGCCCATTTTTTATACCAACGTAACGGCTTTTTGATCAGTCGTGTCTTAGCTAATTTTTCTCGCTTTTTAACCGGCATTGAAATCCATCCTGGAGCAGTATTAGGCAGAAGAGTGTTCATTGATCATGGTATGGGTGTTGTCATTGGAGAAACAGCTGAAGTGGGTGATGAAGTTGTTATTTTTCATGGTGTGACATTAGGTGGAACTGGGAAAGATAAAGGAAAACGTCATCCTACGATTGGAAACAATGTTTTATTGTCAGCCCATGTACAAGTTTTGGGTCCTATTAGGATTGGAGATAATTCAAAAATTGGCGCATCAGCAGTAGTTTTAGAAGAGATACCGGCTAATTCAACTGCAGTTGGGATTCCTGCTAAAGTAGTCAAATTAAATGGAGAAAAACTTTCCCATTAA
- the rlmB gene encoding 23S rRNA (guanosine(2251)-2'-O)-methyltransferase RlmB: MTRDNKNFGKRNSQPKKPSFSKKPARQAVKPVKDEVEEQETDRDLVAGRLPAIEVLKSERDINKIFLQEGLSGAKMEEIQNLAKKRSVQISFVPKTKLDQLVDGMNHQGVVVAASAFQYATIDDLFAVAAQKNEDPFFILLDGVEDPHNLGSIMRTADAIGAHGIIIPKRRAVGLTATVAKASTGAIEHVPVARVTNLVQAIKELKERGLWLYGTDMEGQDYRQWETTLPIGLVMGNEGKGISRLVKEQMDGMITIPMTGHVQSLNASVAASLLMYEVYRGRNKI; encoded by the coding sequence ATGACAAGAGATAATAAAAATTTTGGTAAACGCAACAGCCAGCCTAAAAAGCCGTCTTTTTCAAAAAAACCAGCCCGACAAGCTGTTAAACCAGTTAAAGATGAAGTAGAAGAGCAAGAAACAGATCGTGATTTAGTTGCAGGACGCTTGCCAGCTATTGAAGTATTGAAATCTGAACGTGATATTAATAAAATTTTTCTACAAGAAGGTTTAAGCGGAGCTAAGATGGAAGAAATCCAAAATTTAGCTAAAAAACGCAGTGTTCAAATTTCGTTTGTGCCCAAAACTAAATTGGATCAGTTAGTAGATGGAATGAATCACCAAGGTGTAGTTGTAGCAGCTTCTGCTTTCCAATATGCGACAATTGATGATCTATTCGCAGTAGCAGCTCAAAAAAATGAAGATCCGTTTTTCATTCTTTTAGACGGAGTTGAAGATCCGCATAATTTAGGTTCCATTATGAGAACAGCTGATGCTATCGGAGCACATGGTATCATTATTCCAAAAAGACGTGCTGTAGGATTGACAGCTACGGTAGCCAAAGCTTCTACTGGAGCAATCGAACATGTTCCTGTTGCACGAGTAACGAACCTGGTTCAAGCAATTAAAGAATTAAAAGAACGCGGATTGTGGTTGTATGGAACAGACATGGAAGGTCAAGATTACCGTCAATGGGAAACAACATTGCCAATTGGACTAGTAATGGGCAACGAAGGAAAAGGGATTTCTCGTTTAGTAAAAGAACAAATGGATGGCATGATTACCATACCGATGACTGGTCATGTTCAAAGTCTGAACGCAAGTGTAGCGGCAAGCTTATTAATGTATGAAGTCTATCGTGGAAG